The Phacochoerus africanus isolate WHEZ1 chromosome X, ROS_Pafr_v1, whole genome shotgun sequence genome has a segment encoding these proteins:
- the HSD17B10 gene encoding 3-hydroxyacyl-CoA dehydrogenase type-2, with translation MAAACRSVKGLVAIITGGASGLGLATAERLVGQGASAVLLDLPHSDGEAQAKKLGKSCAFAPADVTSEKDVQAALTLAKEKFGRVDVAVNCAGIGVASKTYNLKKSQAHTLEDFQRVLNVNLTGTFNVIRLVAGEMGQNEPDQGGQRGVIINTASIAAFEGQVGQAAYSASKGGIVSMTLPIARDLAPMGIRVMTIAPGLFGTPLLNTLPDKVRNFLANQVPFPSRLGDPAEYAHLAQVIIENPFLNGEVIRLDGAIRMQP, from the exons ATGGCTGCTGCGTGTCGCAGCGTGAAG GGTCTGGTGGCTATAATAACCGGTGGAGCCTCGGGCCTAGGCCTCGCCACGGCGGAGCGActggtggggcagggggcttCTGCTGTACTTCTGGACCTGCCCCACTCAGATGGGGAGGCCCAGGCGAAGAAGTTAGGGAAGAGCTGCGCCTTTGCTCCAGCCGAC GTGACCTCAGAGAAGGACGTGCAAGCAGCCCTGACTCTAGCAAAAGAAAAGTTTGGCCGCGTGGATGTGGCAGTCAACTGTGCAGGCATTGGAGTGGCCAGCAAGACATACAACTTAAAGAAGAGCCAGGCCCATACCTTGGAGGACTTTCAGCGAGTTCTCAAT GTGAATCTCACAGGCACCTTCAATGTGATCCGCCTAGTGGCTGGCGAGATGGGCCAGAATGAACCAGACCAGGGAGGCCAACGTGGGGTCATCATCAACACTGCCAGCATAGCTGCCTTTGAGGGCCAG GTTGGACAAGCTGCATACTCTGCCTCCAAGGGGGGCATAGTGAGCATGACACTGCCCATTGCTCGGGATCTGGCCCCCATGGGCATCCGGGTGATGACCATTGCTCCAG GCCTATTTGGCACCCCGCTGTTGAACACCCTCCCAGATAAAGTGCGCAACTTCCTGGCCAACCAGGTGCCCTTCCCCAGCCGACTGGGAGACCCTGCTGAGTATGCTCATCTGGCGCAGGTCATCATCGAGAACCCATTCCTCAATGGAGAGGTCATCCGGCTGGATGGGGCCATCCGGATGCAGCCTtga